A stretch of Rhinoderma darwinii isolate aRhiDar2 chromosome 4, aRhiDar2.hap1, whole genome shotgun sequence DNA encodes these proteins:
- the GJB7 gene encoding gap junction beta-7 protein, translating to MEHFPCKEMSWSFLRDILSGVNKYSTGIGRIWLSVVFIFRLLVYVVAAENVWKDEQKEFECNIKQPGCENVCFDHFFPISQVRLWALQLIMVSTPSLLVVLHVAYRESREKRHNKKLYESTGSMDGGLFCTYVISLLFKTVFELGFLMLFHKLYGGFSVPRLVKCDIDPCPNLVDCYISKPTEKRIFLYFVVVTSAICIVLNLCELGYLVSMYFSKCCLKRYVERLTSAQCDYKNQHQSMDHNITLQQSTGNSIEYAENS from the coding sequence AACACTTCCCCTGTAAAGAGATGAGCTGGTCTTTTCTACGAGACATACTAAGCGGCGTTAATAAATATTCAACTGGTATTGGCAGAATCTGGTTGTCAGTCGTCTTCATATTCCGGCTCCTGGTGTACGTTGTTGCGGCAGAAAACGTTTGGAAAGATGAGCAGAAGGAGTTTGAGTGCAACATCAAACAACCCGGTTGTGAAAACGTCTGCTTCGACCACTTCTTCCCTATTTCTCAAGTTCGGCTTTGGGCTCTACAGCTGATAATGGTGTCAACACCTTCTCTCCTTGTGGTACTCCATGTGGCCTATCGTGAAAGTCGAGAGAAAAGACACAACAAAAAGCTATATGAGAGTACAGGAAGCATGGATGGTGGTCTGTTTTGTACATATGTCATTAGCCTCCTATTCAAAACTGTGTTTGAGCTAGGTTTCCTTATGCTTTTTCACAAATTATACGGTGGGTTCAGTGTTCCACGCTTAGTGAAGTGTGACATTGATCCTTGCCCTAACCTTGTAGATTGCTATATCTCGAAGCCTACAGAGAAGAGGATTTTCCTGTACTTTGTAGTAGTTACATCGGCAATCTGTATCGTACTCAACCTATGTGAGCTGGGGTACCTCGTCTCCatgtatttttctaaatgttgtCTAAAACGGTATGTAGAAAGACTGACTTCAGCACAGTGTGATTATAAGAACCAACACCAGAGCATGGACCACAATATTACATTACAACAATCCACCGGCAATTCTATTGAATATGCTGAAAACTCTTAA